The proteins below are encoded in one region of Alistipes communis:
- the secDF gene encoding protein translocase subunit SecDF, with protein MQSKGAIKLLAILLAIACIYQLSFSFKTRSVEKKAAAYAAAYDGDERSEREQYYLDSVQNQPVYNLGFRKFTYKEIKEKELNLGLDLKGGMNVMLEIQVEDVVKSLAGDSKNDPAFIEAMAQAKEGLRTGKDFIGEFVRSYRTATNGAPLAAIFVSPDRKDITPNSTDAEVEKILRKETDDAIDASFNILRSRIDHFGVTQPNIQRLPNSNRILVELPGVKEPERVRKLLQGSASLEFWTTYNAGEIVPTLMRADQVVKQYLADTKPAVEETVAVAEAADSTADGGLIAEVATAETETAAEATGSYYDRDQNPLLALLNPQFAGGAAVGAVMAADTAAVNDYLALPAVKEMLPADLRFKWAIKGETQQPVDGRFYLYAIKVERPDGRAPLDGSVITDAREAYAQRGAEAEVSMSMNSNGISEWARLTADNVGRCVAIVLDGYVYSAPVVRQKIEGGNSSISGNFTIQEAKDLANVLKSGKVPAPAHIIQDTVVGPSLGQESINAGMVSFVIAFLLVLLYMGAFYKTAGWMADLALLFNVFLLMGVLVSFGAVLTLPGIAGIVLTMGMAVDSNVIIYERIKEELRAGKGLSLAIKDGFSNAYSAIIDGQLTTIITGIVLFVFGNGPVQGFATTLIIGILTSLFSSIFITRLLIEAIVAKFGHISFSRKWSENWLNNIHFDFVGKRKYSYAISGTVIVLSFISFAVFGLNRGVEFTGGRSYVVLFDQPVSVEQVRASVEDQFAQIENADNANVSLEIKQYGGDGDQVRIVTQYKYDDASDEATDEINRLLYDAVKKYYKTAVTFADFRNTQLSPYGIVSADKIGPSIAKDMTYNAIYAVFFSLIAIGLYITLRFKKWQWATGATLSLAHDALIVIGLFSMLYAVMPFNLEINQAFIAAILTVIGYSINNTVVIFDRIREYIALYPKRSLRDNINNATNSTMARTFNSSGTTLVTLLAIFLFGGETIRGFIFALLCGVAIGTYSSWFIATPLSFDLMPESIKNKGKE; from the coding sequence ATGCAAAGCAAAGGTGCTATTAAATTACTGGCGATTCTACTTGCGATTGCCTGTATCTACCAGCTCTCGTTCTCGTTCAAGACGCGGAGCGTAGAGAAGAAGGCGGCGGCGTATGCGGCCGCTTACGACGGGGATGAGCGTTCCGAACGGGAGCAGTACTACCTCGATTCGGTTCAGAATCAGCCCGTCTACAACCTGGGTTTCCGCAAGTTCACCTACAAGGAGATCAAGGAGAAGGAGCTGAACCTCGGCCTGGACCTGAAAGGCGGTATGAACGTCATGCTCGAGATTCAGGTGGAGGACGTCGTGAAGTCGCTGGCCGGCGACAGCAAGAACGATCCCGCCTTCATCGAAGCGATGGCGCAGGCCAAGGAGGGACTCCGCACGGGCAAGGACTTCATCGGCGAGTTCGTCCGCAGCTACCGTACCGCTACGAACGGTGCGCCGCTGGCAGCGATTTTCGTCAGCCCCGACCGTAAGGACATCACGCCCAACAGCACCGACGCCGAGGTCGAGAAGATCCTGCGCAAGGAGACCGACGATGCGATCGACGCGTCGTTCAACATCCTGCGCAGCCGTATCGACCACTTCGGCGTAACGCAGCCCAATATCCAGCGCTTGCCCAACTCGAACCGTATTCTGGTCGAGCTGCCGGGCGTGAAGGAGCCGGAGCGCGTGCGCAAGTTGCTCCAAGGTTCGGCTTCGCTCGAATTCTGGACGACCTACAACGCCGGCGAGATCGTGCCGACGCTGATGCGTGCCGACCAGGTGGTAAAACAATATCTCGCGGACACGAAGCCTGCCGTCGAGGAGACGGTCGCTGTCGCTGAGGCTGCCGATTCGACCGCGGACGGCGGCCTGATCGCCGAAGTGGCTACCGCCGAAACGGAAACGGCGGCCGAGGCCACGGGTTCCTACTACGACCGCGACCAGAACCCGCTGCTGGCGCTGTTGAACCCGCAGTTCGCAGGCGGCGCTGCCGTAGGTGCCGTCATGGCTGCCGATACGGCTGCGGTGAACGACTACCTGGCGCTGCCCGCCGTGAAGGAGATGCTTCCGGCCGACCTGCGTTTCAAGTGGGCGATCAAGGGCGAGACGCAGCAGCCGGTCGACGGCCGTTTCTACCTTTATGCGATCAAGGTCGAGCGTCCCGACGGCCGCGCTCCGCTGGACGGTTCGGTCATCACCGACGCCCGCGAAGCCTATGCGCAGCGCGGTGCCGAGGCCGAGGTCTCGATGTCGATGAACTCCAACGGCATCTCCGAATGGGCGCGTCTGACGGCCGACAACGTGGGCCGTTGCGTAGCCATCGTGCTCGACGGTTACGTCTACTCGGCGCCTGTGGTGCGCCAGAAGATCGAGGGCGGCAATTCGTCGATTTCGGGTAATTTCACCATTCAGGAGGCCAAGGACCTGGCCAACGTGCTCAAATCGGGTAAGGTTCCCGCACCGGCGCACATCATTCAGGATACGGTCGTAGGTCCTTCGCTGGGTCAGGAGTCGATCAACGCCGGTATGGTCTCGTTCGTCATCGCCTTCCTGCTGGTACTGCTCTACATGGGCGCCTTCTACAAGACGGCGGGCTGGATGGCCGACCTCGCACTGCTGTTCAACGTCTTCCTGCTCATGGGCGTACTCGTTTCGTTCGGCGCCGTGCTGACGCTGCCCGGTATCGCGGGTATCGTCCTCACGATGGGTATGGCCGTCGACTCCAACGTGATCATCTACGAACGCATCAAGGAGGAGCTGCGTGCGGGCAAGGGGCTGTCGCTGGCGATCAAGGACGGTTTTTCGAACGCCTACTCCGCCATCATCGACGGTCAGCTGACGACGATCATCACGGGTATCGTCCTCTTCGTCTTCGGTAACGGCCCCGTACAGGGCTTCGCCACGACGCTGATTATCGGTATCCTCACTTCGCTGTTCAGTTCGATCTTCATCACGCGTCTGCTCATCGAGGCGATCGTGGCGAAGTTCGGCCATATCTCCTTCTCGCGCAAGTGGTCGGAGAACTGGCTCAACAACATCCATTTCGACTTCGTGGGCAAGCGCAAGTATTCCTACGCCATTTCGGGTACGGTCATCGTGCTGTCGTTCATCTCGTTCGCCGTCTTCGGCCTGAACCGCGGCGTGGAGTTCACGGGCGGCCGTTCGTACGTCGTGCTCTTCGACCAGCCGGTTTCGGTGGAGCAGGTGCGTGCATCCGTCGAGGATCAGTTCGCGCAGATCGAAAACGCCGACAACGCCAACGTCAGCCTCGAAATCAAGCAGTACGGCGGCGACGGCGATCAGGTGCGTATCGTGACGCAGTACAAGTACGACGACGCTTCGGACGAGGCGACCGACGAAATCAACCGGCTCCTCTACGACGCCGTGAAGAAGTACTACAAGACGGCCGTCACCTTCGCCGATTTCCGCAATACGCAGCTCAGCCCCTACGGTATCGTTTCGGCCGACAAGATCGGCCCGTCGATCGCCAAGGACATGACCTACAACGCAATTTATGCCGTCTTCTTCTCGCTGATCGCCATCGGGCTCTATATCACCCTGCGGTTCAAGAAATGGCAGTGGGCGACGGGCGCCACGCTTTCGCTGGCGCACGACGCGCTGATCGTCATCGGTCTCTTCTCGATGCTGTATGCCGTCATGCCGTTCAACCTGGAGATCAACCAGGCCTTCATCGCTGCGATCCTGACCGTGATCGGTTATTCGATCAACAACACGGTGGTGATCTTCGACCGCATCCGCGAGTACATCGCGCTCTATCCGAAACGGAGCCTGCGCGACAATATCAACAACGCCACCAACTCGACGATGGCGCGTACCTTCAACTCGTCGGGTACGACGCTCGTCACGCTGCTTGCGATCTTCCTCTTCGGCGGCGAGACCATCCGAGGTTTCATCTTCGCTCTGCTGTGCGGCGTAGCGATCGGTACCTACTCGTCGTGGTTCATCGCCACTCCGCTCTCGTTCGATCTGATGCCCGAGTCGATCAAGAACAAGGGTAAGGAGTAG
- the coaE gene encoding dephospho-CoA kinase (Dephospho-CoA kinase (CoaE) performs the final step in coenzyme A biosynthesis.) yields the protein MIRVGVTGGIGSGKSTVCRLFAERGVPVYDSDSEAKRLMGEDPSLRAALVEAFGDETFRDGVLNRRYLAATVFGDRHALARLEALVHPCVKRDFERWAAERTAEPYVVLECAILYESGMDAAVDRVVAVVAPEELRLVRVNARDGASAAEIRCRMAAQLSDDVLSARADYTIVNINREDLAADVAECDRRFRYEAAGN from the coding sequence ATGATCCGGGTAGGCGTTACGGGGGGCATCGGGAGCGGCAAGTCGACGGTCTGCCGGCTCTTCGCCGAACGGGGCGTGCCGGTCTACGACAGCGACAGCGAGGCCAAGCGCCTGATGGGCGAAGATCCTTCGCTGCGTGCTGCGCTCGTCGAGGCGTTCGGCGACGAGACGTTCCGGGACGGCGTGCTGAACCGTCGCTACCTGGCCGCGACCGTCTTCGGCGACCGGCACGCCCTAGCTCGGCTCGAAGCGTTGGTGCACCCCTGCGTGAAGCGCGATTTCGAGCGGTGGGCCGCCGAACGGACTGCCGAGCCCTACGTGGTGCTCGAATGTGCGATTCTCTACGAGTCGGGCATGGACGCTGCGGTGGATCGTGTGGTGGCCGTCGTCGCGCCGGAGGAGCTGCGGCTCGTGCGTGTGAACGCCCGCGACGGCGCTTCGGCTGCGGAGATTCGCTGCCGCATGGCTGCGCAGCTCTCCGACGACGTGCTGAGCGCACGAGCCGATTATACCATTGTCAATATCAACAGGGAGGATTTGGCCGCCGATGTGGCCGAGTGCGACCGTCGATTCCGTTATGAAGCAGCAGGAAATTAA
- the folP gene encoding dihydropteroate synthase produces MKQQEINLDFSRRQVMTIVNVTPDSFFAGSRTPDWLDVERRVREAVEAGASVIDVGGYSSRPGADEVSPEEEWRRVDLGVGAVRSLSSDLPVSIDTFRSSVAARAIHKYGKVIINDISAGELDPLIVDVAAEHDVPYVAMHMKGDPRTMQSMTDYRDIVAEVVDYFRERTAQLRERGVRRIVVDPGFGFAKTLEQNYELLRGLHRLAELGYPVLAGVSRKSMIYKLLGTTPAEALNGTTALHWECLRQGAVILRAHDTREAVEVVRMFDQFMQA; encoded by the coding sequence ATGAAGCAGCAGGAAATTAATCTCGATTTTTCACGTCGTCAGGTGATGACCATCGTCAACGTCACTCCCGACTCTTTTTTCGCCGGCAGCCGCACGCCTGACTGGCTCGATGTCGAACGCCGTGTGCGCGAAGCCGTCGAGGCGGGCGCTTCGGTGATCGACGTGGGCGGTTATTCGTCGCGCCCGGGTGCCGACGAGGTGTCGCCCGAGGAGGAGTGGCGGCGCGTCGATCTGGGTGTCGGGGCCGTGCGTTCGCTCTCGTCCGATCTGCCGGTTTCGATCGATACGTTTCGTTCGAGCGTGGCCGCTCGGGCGATCCATAAATACGGCAAGGTGATCATCAACGATATTTCGGCCGGCGAGCTGGATCCGCTCATCGTCGACGTGGCGGCCGAGCACGACGTGCCCTACGTGGCCATGCACATGAAGGGCGACCCCCGCACGATGCAGTCGATGACCGACTACCGCGACATCGTGGCGGAGGTGGTGGACTATTTCCGCGAACGGACGGCACAGTTGCGCGAGCGGGGGGTTCGCCGCATCGTCGTCGATCCCGGTTTCGGTTTCGCCAAGACGCTCGAACAGAACTACGAACTGCTGCGCGGCCTGCACCGCCTCGCGGAGCTGGGCTATCCCGTGCTGGCGGGCGTGTCGCGCAAGTCGATGATCTACAAGTTGCTCGGTACGACGCCCGCCGAGGCGCTCAACGGCACGACGGCGCTCCACTGGGAGTGTCTGCGGCAGGGGGCCGTGATTCTGCGGGCGCACGATACGCGCGAAGCCGTCGAGGTGGTACGGATGTTCGATCAATTCATGCAGGCATGA
- a CDS encoding ABC transporter ATP-binding protein, producing MTEREVMIRAEGLRKRYGALEVLRGVSLEVARGEVVSIVGASGAGKTTLLQIIGSLTRPDGGRVTLGGVDPFALSDRELSRFRNRRVGFVFQFHHLLPEFTAFENVCLPGLIGGRDRREVGARAAELLDLMGLAARRDHKPAALSGGEQQRAAIARALINSPSVLLADEPSGNLDTHNREEIHRLFFELRERLGQTVVIVTHDESLAARADRTITMSDGRIVG from the coding sequence ATGACGGAGCGCGAGGTGATGATCCGGGCCGAAGGGCTTCGCAAACGCTACGGTGCGTTGGAGGTGTTGCGCGGCGTGTCGCTCGAAGTGGCGCGCGGCGAGGTGGTATCGATCGTCGGCGCCAGCGGCGCGGGCAAGACGACGCTGTTGCAGATCATCGGGTCGCTCACGCGCCCCGACGGCGGGCGCGTCACGCTCGGCGGCGTTGATCCGTTTGCTTTGTCGGACAGGGAGTTGTCGCGTTTCCGCAACCGTCGTGTCGGCTTCGTCTTCCAGTTCCATCACCTGCTGCCCGAGTTCACCGCTTTCGAAAACGTCTGCCTGCCGGGGCTGATCGGAGGGCGCGACCGGCGCGAAGTCGGGGCGCGGGCGGCGGAGCTGCTCGATTTGATGGGTCTCGCGGCACGCCGCGACCATAAACCCGCCGCGTTGTCGGGCGGCGAGCAGCAGCGCGCGGCCATTGCCCGTGCGCTGATCAACTCGCCTTCGGTGCTGCTGGCCGACGAACCTTCGGGCAATCTCGATACGCACAACCGCGAGGAGATCCACCGGCTTTTCTTCGAGCTGCGCGAGCGGCTGGGACAGACCGTCGTCATCGTCACGCACGACGAGAGTCTGGCGGCGCGTGCCGACCGGACGATCACGATGAGCGACGGCCGGATCGTAGGATGA
- a CDS encoding TIGR02757 family protein: MEREELHDLLERLWDRYDREEFISADPIAVPHCFASRDDREIAGFLAATIAWGSRPMIVRNGLRMMHFLDDAPHDFVRNASERELAKLSGFVHRTFNGGDLIQFVRSIRAICERHGGLGRFVEASYASTGDMRRVLAAFREEFFRTEHPERCRKHVSSIERGASCKRLCMYFRWMVRHDDRGVDFGLWRTIPPSALYLPLDLHTGNMGRALGLLARRQNDWRAVEEITAALRTFDADDPVRYDFALFGAGIDGFLK, encoded by the coding sequence ATGGAACGCGAAGAGTTGCACGATCTGCTCGAACGGCTTTGGGACCGGTACGACCGCGAGGAGTTCATCTCGGCCGACCCGATCGCCGTGCCGCACTGCTTTGCGTCGCGCGACGACCGCGAGATCGCGGGATTCCTCGCGGCGACGATCGCGTGGGGCAGCCGTCCCATGATCGTGCGCAATGGTTTGCGCATGATGCACTTTCTCGACGATGCGCCGCACGATTTCGTCCGCAACGCCTCCGAGCGCGAGTTGGCGAAGCTCTCAGGGTTCGTCCACCGCACTTTCAACGGCGGCGATCTCATCCAGTTCGTTCGTTCGATCCGTGCGATCTGCGAACGGCACGGCGGTCTGGGCCGTTTCGTCGAGGCGAGCTATGCCTCCACGGGCGACATGCGCCGCGTGCTGGCGGCCTTCCGCGAGGAGTTTTTCCGCACGGAACACCCCGAACGGTGTCGCAAACACGTTTCGTCGATCGAGCGGGGCGCCTCCTGCAAACGTTTGTGCATGTATTTCCGCTGGATGGTGCGGCACGACGACCGGGGCGTGGATTTCGGTCTGTGGCGCACGATTCCGCCCTCGGCGCTCTATCTGCCGCTCGACCTGCATACCGGCAACATGGGCCGTGCGCTGGGGCTGCTCGCGCGGCGGCAGAACGACTGGCGGGCCGTGGAGGAGATCACCGCGGCGCTGCGCACGTTCGACGCCGACGACCCTGTGCGGTACGACTTCGCGCTGTTCGGCGCGGGGATCGACGGATTTCTGAAATGA
- a CDS encoding tRNA1(Val) (adenine(37)-N6)-methyltransferase, translated as MFRFKRFTIEQDACPMKVGTDGVLLGAWVALGAADRLLLDVGTGTGVIALMLAQRSPAAGVTALDIDAACAEQARANADRSPWGGRVTTCCAPVQEYRPEEPFDLVVSNPPYYDRSLLPPDAGRTTARHTVALTHGELIAAACRLLAPEGRLAVILPAVEAQRFREQARGRLALRRLTEVWSTPRSGVKRCLMEFVRGDAAELRTDRLVIEEAPGRFTEEYRRLTGDFYLKF; from the coding sequence ATGTTTCGTTTCAAACGATTTACGATAGAACAGGACGCCTGCCCGATGAAGGTAGGCACCGACGGCGTGCTGCTGGGGGCGTGGGTCGCGCTCGGCGCCGCCGACCGGCTGCTGTTGGACGTGGGCACGGGCACGGGCGTGATCGCCCTGATGCTGGCGCAGCGGTCGCCTGCGGCCGGCGTCACGGCGCTCGACATCGATGCGGCCTGCGCGGAGCAGGCGCGGGCGAACGCCGACCGTTCGCCGTGGGGCGGGCGTGTGACGACGTGTTGCGCGCCGGTGCAGGAGTACCGGCCGGAGGAGCCGTTCGATCTGGTGGTCTCCAATCCGCCTTATTACGACCGTTCGCTGCTGCCGCCCGACGCGGGGCGCACCACGGCACGCCATACCGTCGCGCTCACGCACGGCGAGCTGATCGCCGCCGCCTGCCGGCTGCTTGCGCCCGAGGGGCGTCTGGCGGTCATCCTGCCGGCGGTCGAGGCACAGCGGTTCCGCGAGCAGGCGCGCGGCCGGCTGGCGCTGCGGCGGCTGACCGAGGTGTGGTCGACACCCCGCAGCGGGGTGAAGCGCTGCCTGATGGAGTTCGTCCGCGGCGATGCGGCGGAGCTCCGCACCGACCGGCTGGTGATCGAGGAGGCGCCCGGCCGCTTCACGGAGGAGTACCGGCGGCTGACGGGGGATTTCTACCTCAAATTTTGA
- a CDS encoding DUF4831 family protein gives MKTLVSLLCCTALTVGSASAQSYRVARAGAFEENGRVEVGIPTSPLAVDLTVEKEVVTVGPYARYAQKFLGVRGALSDKTLYSVKAARVALLDRDATTASEVPAGEVRATSYLGDTETFSRVPFDKRSLVDESLETAARNAANTLFAIRRHRMELITSEAGEHVFGAGLQAALAELDRQEQAYTELFLGKRVTTTSVERITVVPDAGKQKYILCRFSPDRGLLPGNDLTGDVVLLQLDKESDGSFTLTPASPKAARTATYRVAADVVCTVYCGTEELTRATLPLFEFGRDVELALPSKK, from the coding sequence ATGAAAACACTTGTTTCGCTGCTGTGCTGCACCGCGCTCACCGTGGGAAGCGCCTCGGCGCAGAGTTATCGCGTGGCCCGTGCGGGGGCTTTCGAGGAGAACGGCCGTGTCGAGGTGGGTATTCCGACCTCGCCGCTGGCGGTCGATCTGACCGTCGAGAAGGAGGTCGTCACCGTGGGGCCCTACGCCCGTTACGCACAGAAATTCCTGGGTGTGCGCGGCGCACTGAGCGACAAGACGCTCTATTCGGTCAAGGCGGCGCGCGTAGCGCTGCTCGACCGCGACGCGACGACGGCCTCCGAAGTTCCCGCCGGCGAGGTGCGCGCCACCTCCTATCTGGGCGATACCGAGACCTTCTCGCGGGTTCCCTTCGATAAGCGTTCGCTCGTGGACGAGTCGCTCGAAACGGCGGCACGCAATGCCGCCAACACGCTCTTCGCAATTCGCCGTCACCGCATGGAGTTGATTACCAGCGAGGCGGGAGAGCATGTCTTCGGCGCCGGCCTGCAAGCCGCATTGGCGGAACTGGACCGGCAGGAGCAGGCCTATACCGAATTGTTCCTCGGCAAGCGGGTGACGACGACCTCCGTCGAACGGATCACCGTCGTGCCCGATGCCGGCAAGCAGAAATACATCCTCTGCCGCTTTTCGCCCGATCGGGGGCTGCTGCCCGGCAACGACCTGACGGGCGACGTGGTGCTGTTGCAGCTCGACAAGGAGAGCGACGGTTCGTTCACCCTTACGCCCGCTTCGCCCAAGGCGGCGCGCACGGCGACCTACCGCGTGGCGGCCGACGTGGTCTGCACGGTCTATTGCGGGACGGAGGAGCTGACGCGCGCTACGCTGCCGCTCTTCGAATTCGGCCGCGACGTGGAACTGGCGCTTCCGTCCAAGAAATGA
- a CDS encoding DNA alkylation repair protein: MTNHTARMAALLGELRREMNGAVAESMQRGEGGYGLNYGVSIPTIRAIAGRVGTDHAFARFLYRQDVRELRMAAPTIADPASVTPDNVDEWFVGRMPEELIEELALRLLSRCGRPVLDTLCGRWLRAGSGAERYAALMALARARVQEFDAAAVVEAVPDAVAACPDDLRLARGAAAFVQSASARIAPERLARMIERLPDSRGGAYLRDELAWMIL; encoded by the coding sequence ATGACGAACCATACGGCACGCATGGCGGCGTTGCTCGGCGAGCTGCGCCGCGAGATGAACGGCGCGGTGGCCGAGTCGATGCAGCGCGGCGAGGGCGGCTACGGTCTCAACTACGGCGTCAGTATCCCTACGATCCGCGCGATCGCCGGTCGGGTAGGGACGGATCATGCGTTCGCGCGATTCCTTTACCGGCAGGATGTCCGCGAACTGCGGATGGCTGCGCCGACGATCGCCGATCCCGCTTCGGTGACGCCGGACAATGTCGACGAGTGGTTCGTCGGGCGGATGCCGGAGGAGTTGATCGAAGAGCTGGCGCTGCGTCTGCTGAGCCGCTGCGGCCGTCCCGTACTGGATACGCTGTGCGGGCGATGGCTGCGGGCTGGAAGCGGTGCCGAACGCTATGCGGCGCTGATGGCGCTGGCGCGTGCGCGGGTGCAGGAGTTCGACGCGGCGGCGGTCGTCGAGGCCGTGCCCGATGCGGTGGCCGCCTGTCCCGACGATCTGCGACTGGCGCGCGGTGCGGCGGCATTCGTTCAGTCGGCGTCGGCCCGCATCGCACCGGAGCGGCTCGCACGGATGATCGAGCGGCTTCCCGACTCGCGCGGCGGTGCCTATCTGCGCGACGAGCTGGCGTGGATGATTCTTTGA
- a CDS encoding AraC family transcriptional regulator codes for MDTPVTPSIGLFHADKQTVEALGPVVQLAKSGFFYCTQGEMSLVLGNRAFEIHRGDIYIYPPLSKTYIRMLSDDLHGTVGVADFDFVFTLANSISNTQNHLYMRENPCISLNDEQRRRIEELIELIRRRERSQGSRSTNENNRLIYNQLLSSLGKALCCEIAEAYFFNHPIQPLKQDRKDRIFQSFIFSLSQNFRTHHSVSFYAAEQCLTPRYFSTIVREKSGRNALQWIMMFIIAEAKKLLSDPDPSIKEIAETLGFSNQSFFGRYFKQYVGLSPMAFRSSGTKE; via the coding sequence ATGGACACACCTGTTACTCCTTCCATCGGATTGTTCCATGCCGACAAGCAGACTGTCGAAGCACTGGGGCCGGTCGTTCAACTCGCCAAAAGCGGATTTTTCTACTGCACCCAGGGAGAGATGAGCCTGGTGCTAGGCAACCGCGCTTTCGAAATTCACCGGGGCGACATCTATATCTACCCGCCCCTCTCCAAGACCTATATCCGTATGCTCAGCGACGATCTGCACGGCACGGTGGGCGTGGCGGACTTCGATTTCGTCTTCACGCTGGCCAACTCGATCTCCAACACGCAGAACCACCTCTACATGCGGGAAAATCCCTGCATCTCGCTCAACGACGAGCAGCGCCGGCGCATCGAAGAACTGATCGAACTGATCCGGCGCCGCGAACGGTCACAGGGCTCTCGCAGCACGAATGAGAATAACCGCCTCATCTACAACCAATTGCTCTCGTCGCTCGGCAAGGCGCTCTGCTGCGAAATCGCCGAGGCCTACTTTTTCAACCATCCGATCCAGCCGCTCAAACAGGATCGCAAGGACCGGATTTTCCAGAGTTTCATCTTCTCGCTCTCCCAGAATTTCCGCACGCACCACAGCGTTTCGTTCTACGCCGCGGAGCAGTGCCTCACCCCGCGCTATTTCTCCACGATCGTCCGGGAAAAATCGGGCCGCAACGCCCTGCAATGGATCATGATGTTCATTATCGCCGAGGCGAAGAAGCTGCTCTCCGATCCCGATCCGAGCATCAAGGAGATCGCCGAAACGCTGGGATTCTCCAACCAGTCCTTCTTCGGCCGCTATTTCAAGCAATACGTCGGTCTCTCGCCGATGGCTTTCCGCTCCTCCGGTACAAAAGAGTAA
- a CDS encoding efflux RND transporter periplasmic adaptor subunit, whose amino-acid sequence MKRRNQFMGMVCLLACCCGCSGRPEGAVRLPIVRIDTVGVYGTPRTVQFPGCVRAAQEVNAAFKVGGTLRTIFAEEGEFVRRGAPLAALDARDYRLQAEAAEAEYKRVKAEAERVMALYADGAATPDAYDKARYGLQQITAKYENSRNQLADTEIRMPFDGYVQKRLFDPSTVVGAGMPVLTVVSAEAPEIEINIPGSEYVRRSEFDGFEAAFDFWPGKRIPLRLRSISPKANANQLYTLRLGVPADLRPLPSPGMNTMVTIVCRPSGAAQVAVPAVALFDDGDRTCVWICREDSTVVSREVRVERLQTGGEAVVGAGLAAGERIVTSGVHRLREGEKVAPLPGVTKTNVGGLL is encoded by the coding sequence ATGAAAAGACGAAATCAATTCATGGGGATGGTCTGCCTGCTCGCCTGTTGCTGCGGCTGTTCGGGCCGGCCGGAGGGTGCGGTGCGGCTGCCTATCGTACGCATCGATACCGTGGGTGTCTACGGTACGCCGCGGACGGTGCAGTTTCCCGGCTGCGTCAGGGCGGCGCAGGAGGTCAATGCGGCGTTCAAGGTCGGCGGGACGCTCCGAACGATTTTCGCCGAAGAGGGGGAGTTCGTCCGGCGCGGGGCGCCGCTCGCGGCGCTCGATGCTCGCGATTACCGGCTTCAAGCCGAAGCCGCCGAGGCCGAGTACAAGCGCGTCAAGGCCGAAGCGGAGCGCGTAATGGCGCTCTATGCCGACGGAGCCGCTACGCCCGACGCCTACGACAAGGCGCGTTACGGACTGCAACAGATCACGGCCAAATACGAAAACAGTCGGAACCAGCTCGCCGATACCGAGATCCGTATGCCTTTCGACGGGTATGTGCAGAAGCGGTTGTTCGACCCTTCGACCGTCGTCGGGGCAGGAATGCCCGTGCTGACCGTCGTGTCGGCGGAGGCTCCCGAAATCGAGATCAATATCCCCGGCTCGGAGTATGTCCGCCGCAGCGAATTCGACGGCTTCGAGGCGGCCTTCGACTTCTGGCCCGGCAAGCGGATTCCGCTGCGGCTGCGGAGCATCAGCCCGAAGGCCAACGCCAACCAGCTCTATACGCTGCGGCTGGGCGTTCCGGCCGATTTGCGGCCGCTCCCGTCGCCGGGTATGAATACGATGGTGACCATCGTATGCCGGCCTTCGGGGGCTGCGCAGGTGGCCGTGCCGGCCGTCGCGCTCTTCGACGACGGCGACCGGACGTGCGTCTGGATCTGCCGGGAGGACAGTACGGTCGTGAGCCGCGAGGTACGGGTCGAGCGGTTGCAGACCGGCGGCGAAGCGGTCGTCGGAGCGGGACTTGCGGCCGGCGAGCGGATCGTCACGTCGGGCGTGCACCGGCTGCGTGAAGGCGAGAAGGTGGCGCCCCTGCCGGGTGTGACGAAAACAAACGTGGGAGGATTGCTATGA